The nucleotide sequence TTTACCTTATGCGCACCGGTGTGGCAAAGGTCTTCCCGTTTCAGATAAATCGTTGCACCGAGTTCAGCCGACAGGCGTTTAGCCAGAAACAGAGGGGTTGGGCGCCCAACGTAATCTTCGAGTAGCTGCCAGAACTCGGCCTGAAAGGCAGGATCGGCTATGATCTGCAGATAGTTCTGACGGAGCTCCTCTACGTTTGGGTAAAGCATCTCCGGAATGAAGGCTCCGCCAAAGCGGCCATAAAAACCTTTATCGTTTACCTCAAAGGAGGTCTGGGGTTCGAGCGTGGTTGCCATAAAATTCAAAGGCTTAACTTAACGCAGCTCCGGGCAGATAGCGGTTTCGGACAAAGCTTATCGCTGCTCCAGTCGCGCTGTTGCTGACGCTTATGTGTTGTTTACTGTGGTTTTGTTCGTACCTGCTCAACGCAGCGGATCAACGGGTAATTGTCGGCCGGCGTTTAGACGGTTTCTTCCGCTTCTACCGGTCGCAGCCGGTCAATTAACTCTTTCACCTTCGCAACGTCTTTTACACCCGGCGCCGTTTCGACCTGGCTGTTGACGTCAACACCGTATAACTTCATCCCTTTCAGCTTCGTCAGTTGATCGAGATTATTCAGACCGATGCCACCACTGATGAAAAACGGTTTTTCATTGTCGTAACGGCTCAGAATACTCCAGTCAAACGTTACGCCATTGCCGCCTGGCTGATCGCCTTTGGCGTCGAACAGAAAGAAGTCGCACTGCGCCTTGAAGTTGTTGAGCATCGAAAAGTTGAATGACTCATCGACCCGGAACGCCTTGATGATATTGATACCGCGGTTACGCAGGCTGCGGCAGTATTCCGGGGTTTCATTCCCGTGAAGCTGTACGTACTGAAAATCGTATTTCTTTACGCTGCGCAGAATAAACTCCGGG is from Spirosoma taeanense and encodes:
- a CDS encoding phosphoribosylanthranilate isomerase, translated to MKIKVCGMRDADNLKEVAALGPDFIGFIFYDQSPRFVGEDLDAEVVKSLPRSIRKVGVFVNASPEFILRSVKKYDFQYVQLHGNETPEYCRSLRNRGINIIKAFRVDESFNFSMLNNFKAQCDFFLFDAKGDQPGGNGVTFDWSILSRYDNEKPFFISGGIGLNNLDQLTKLKGMKLYGVDVNSQVETAPGVKDVAKVKELIDRLRPVEAEETV